The genomic window GTTGGTCCTGAAAattcatttcgaaaattttgcacGCACTCGTTGCGCCGCCGCACAAGCTGTCATATTTCGCTTGCCACAGCAGAGcagattgtttttgttgttctaaatttgtatagtttttgaattttgctgaaattttatgaaaaggcCATTATGAAGTGTATTTGCACGCATTAAATATGAAAGCAAATTCGATACGTATTAGCTTCGCCGCCCAAAAGCAGCGCTGAGTGGGCTAATGCTCGTTGGCTATAGCGAAGGGTGCATTCTGATGCTTGTCGAGGGTGCACGGCGCACGGGTGTACATTTATGGTTATGATTGTGGTTGCGAATAGATTAAGTTGTTGCTAAATAAACAAAGGCCAGCAAATACACTTGGCGCGCTCATAtccacacacaaacatgcatacgGACGACCGgtgcatatgtgtttgtgtgtgtccgTTTATTAAACTATTAGATGTGAAAAATGATAAATTAGCCCGGTGACACCCTCAAAGCAAGCGCTGACAAACACAATATGCGTTAAGCGCAAATACATAGGGTTTAGCATGGAGTAGGTGTAGTCCAGCCCGCAGCGCCTGCAACAGCTTGTGAAAAGCAACAACTGTGCTGGCCAACATGTTTGTCAAGCAGTAGCGTCTTGATAACGATCAATTCTACATCGAAACCAAATGCTTAGAATGAAAATGCTTTAGATTTAGCAACAAAAAGTGATTAGCATACGAAGTGGATTTTTCGACTTTATTCTGCTGATATCGTTTGctgataaattaatttaattttttttgctcatGATGCACTCAGCTTCATCAGTTCGCCCGCTCGTTACTGTAGTGCAATAAATgcacatatgtttatgtatttgaACATTCATCTCATTAGTGTTCCATCAGATAGAAAATCGCCGAACCAACTAGCTGGGTGAATAGATGAGACAGAGATTAATCTTTTTATACCTTGCATTGCGTATTGATTTACTTCCAACATGTTTTTCTGGATCCATAAAAGAACCTTTTCATTCCTCGATTTCTCGCACCCGTTACTTAGAAAGTTGGTGCGTTTGGTTTCACTGATCCCAAAAACTGGAGCCGTTGATTTACATACGATTCTCTTGAgccgattttttcaaaaataaaatcattcgCTATAGACGGGGACAGGTAGTAACTATTTGATTCCATGTTCGGACTAAAAGACGGATGCATAAAAACCTTCCAACCAATCTCCGGGAGCTTCTGGCAAGTCACTATCAATCTGTGTGGCCTGGCATTGTCCTGGTCGAACACTGTTTCTGGCTTCTGAGCTATTGCttccttcaaacggtccaattgTTGGCAATGCAGGCCCGTACAAAGAACGAGATGATTTTCTGCAAATCCTACCCAAAATACAACGCACAATCTTTCTAACCGTCAATCCTGGGTTGACCACCGCTTGCGCCGGCTCACTGCGATTCTACAATAACAACGACCATCCACTTTAGAAACGAATCGATATCTTTCCTATTGAGCAGCAATTCTCAGATGGAAGTTTCTTTGCGTTTACGTGTCCACGACATCAGTTAACACTCCGATCTTAAACCTTCTGCGAGTACCTTGTTTCCGATGTCATTCTTGTCAGGAAGCTTCTCAAAGTTTTCACACCTAACTTTTCGTTTTTCGTTAAGTAGAGAAAGTACATTCTTACATAACCGGTTTATTTTTATCGAGAATCGACAGTTTCCATTGaacacttttatataaaaaatattttaaagattttaaaatattattgtagTCATTGTAGAAAGTTCTATGTAAAGATGCTATTTTTATGTCTAAAAACACTAAAAACCCTAAACTTGAAGATAATCGATCTAATTTTTTGAAGGAGTCTCCCAAATCAAGACTTAACGCCGGTATTTCTGACAAATCATTTCCTGAAAGACTAAGATATCCtccataaatataataaaaatcataactttGAATAACTAAGATGAAAAAAGTAGAACTAGGACTTTGCCAAATCAAATATCATAGGCTTTTAATGGTTTTCCATGGTACTAAAGTCCAAATTAGCACTCTTTCTACTGACCACTTTCTGGTTACCTCAAAACATGCAGCTGCATCATTAGTATtaagtttttcattcaaaatagaTAAACTGATGCTAAATGAGTTCACCAGCGCCACCAATGATGCGCACCACACAATCTTCCACCTGCAAACCATCAAAACCCTTTAAGTACTTAATTAAAAACCTAAATAACGCAACCAGATGTACTCGTAATgctaaagtaatttttaacccaacaaaaatattataaaacaagcAAACACCAAAACAATCACAACCAACCCAATCCACCACATACCAACCCTACAAGCATGCTTACGAGTATTATATCAAAGCGCGGGCTACACACAAAAGTGATAGGCATTTTTGGAAAGCGAGTGGCGCGTGCGGTGTGACCTGAAACACATGTTTTTCGGGATTTGCAGATTTAcgcacagcaacaacacaacttGAATGACAACGAAAAGGGCACGAGCCATCGACGATACAGTGATTTGAATGGAAATGAATTTTGTTGCTGTCTCCCTGCTTGGTTGATGGCCGTTGCGTGGCCTTCAAAACGATATGTCACTTATGACTATTGCGGTCGCAGTGGTTGCAATAGCGCCGGCTCGATTGACTTCGGCTGCATGAAAAGTTTTGCGAGACTAGTAGATAGTTCGTGCGTACAACAACACAATGATAGAGGAGGCGGTTCATTATTAGATGTGTTATGAAAACGTGCTTGCAATGAGGTGAAGCCAAGGCTTGTTTACAATACAGGGGCGGTCGATATCACTGACGGGCATAGGCGGTAGAAAATAGCGCCTTCCACAACATATcgaacttttttaaagaaatatattcctTCAATTACAATATCCTTCCTcataataacttaatttttttttgcgtacATCACATCCTCCCAAGAAAAGCTAATTTAATACAGAGTCATATAATCAATTTCGACAGGAAGAAATCGTATACTTTAAGACTTCCGTTTATCGATAGGTTTTTAGTTGTTTTGCGTTTATGGGTATTATTCAGAAATTTATTTTCCCGATGTATAACTGTTGCGGTATATAGACTTTCGGCTATCGTAAGCTGACTGTCgatttttaaagtaaatccaCAGTTCGGGCAttcgaaaatattaagaatttagttatcacaaaaatttGCCCAGTTTCTAGTCAAAGTCTCTTCCTCACCAGACTACCACAAACTCCTTTGCGTTGCTCTTCAGTAAAAATTCTTCTCCTACAACCCAATATTATTTCGAAGATACATACCATTTTAGTCTTATAGAATAAGTCATTACTCATAGAATATAAGGAAAGTAAAAGGGAACCGaatataaaatcgaaaattctAGTGAACAATTTGAGAGCCAGAGGAATACTCTTCTATCTAAAAATATGAAACTGGATGAATGTGAAGTGACTTACCCCCGGTACCGGTTATCTTGGCTCCGTTCCTGGAAATCACGACCAACCCTAAACTCAACCGCAAACAAATGCGAAAATAAAGGCATTAGATTGATTATGTATGCGGGGAGGGGTTGTAGTGTAGACTCATGTATGAAAGTATGTGCAGTGGATGCGATTTGTACAGCATAGCTAAGCATattatgaaaacaacaaaacccatgcattgtacacacacacacacacgttaaaatgaaagcaaaacatTGCAATAACATTGACACTCGATCGTTTAATTTCAATTAGAAACCTCTTTACGCTCGAAACAAAGCGCTTCGCAAAATGATAAGCAGGGGAGGAACGGCCGGGATAACACCAATTGCGAAAAGCCAAAATGCTCAACCTTCCAAGTACGTGGCGCAAGAACAACAAGAGTGGcaagcaagaacaacaacaaaactacgtgcatacatacataagtagcgACAAATGATTGTGTGTTGCAGATAGTGAACGCGTGAATGAATGGGTGAGTGGACATTGTTGAGTAGAGGCGTGCAACACTTGCTCTATGGCTTAGCGCGTGGCACGACATGATGTTGCACTTGCTGCTTGCTGCCAAACAACCACCGCCGAACCATGTTTCGGTGCGGATGAAACCGTTTGACTGACTGTTGGCAGTCAGTGTTTGGTGTTGTTTGATTCTGcggattttgttgttgttgcgcatgTAGTTGTTGTGCGACTTGAATTCGGATGTTGGCTGTTAGGGCATGCCGTAGCAAGCAGTCAAATGTTGGGAATTCTTGCACTTGTCACCAACTGCGGAACTAAAGTGATGCGCAGACCGCTAGCCGCGGCAGAACGGAGCGCCGCAAAGCGAACACGAAACATCCTAATATCGTAATTCTAAGCAAGAAACTTTGATAGCTATGGTGCATAGGATAAGGGCAATTGCCGGGCATTTAGTGATTCTGCAAGCTGCCAAGGGTCGCGCAAATGTGTTGTCGAACACGTGGTCGGCAGGAGAAATGAGCAGCTAGCAGCGCAGCGGAAACGCATTGATATAAAAGCCAAGGACATTCCCAATTGGAACGCAGAATCAAATCAGAACGCAAACAGCATGCACGATAGTCCTTCTCGGATCTCTTATaaagtttagaaatttttgatttcatttattttcgcgtttcgaaaaaaatattcttaactaAAATTTTCGTGAGAAAAATGTTGCCAGCGTTATCGAGCAATAGTGCACATCAACTACATTTggataacaacaacagcgcatcacatcaacagcagcaacaacaagcattgGAGCACtctcaacagcagcagcaacagcaacgctCCAACAAACGCAGCGCCAGCATGATATTTCGCATCGAACACCTGCTGCCAAGCACCAGTCGCGGACCACCACCCAATGTACCTACTTCAAGCGAACATCTAATGAGTGATCGACAGTCACCGACATACACGATATCCACTGGCGCTACCAGCAGCACTTCCACCACAACTACCGCCAAGCGTGCCAAGCAACGAGCTACTTGTAACGGTGTGCTCCTGTCACTATTCACGCCGAAGGATACGTTATCCGAGGCCATACCAACATATGCGCTGATGAGCGCTGGTAACATGACGGGCAGTGAGCAGCCCGTTATGGCATATTGCACGCTCTCTGAAGGTGTGTTGCGCATGAGTCCGGAACTCTTGCGACGCATAAAGCTCTCGGAGGACATACATAGTTATAATGCGCTGTTCGAATTGCAACCGGGTGGTGCGGTGCATGTGCGTACCGTGCGCGATGTGGCGCGTGATGAGGAACTCGTGGCGTGGTTTGGCGAAGAGATTGCTCTGCTGATGTCCATACCATTTCTGACGCCGCTAAATATTCAAGGTAGGTGTTGCTGCAACATATTCTctttagaaaaacaaaattgaaaaagtatcaaaaagGCTAACTTAAACTTGTTCATAACCTCTTTAAGGCAATAAACGCTACACTTGTCATCTCTGTCAACTAACTTTTGAAACACCCAATCCGTTAAAGATTCATTTGGCTCTCGGCTGCGGTCGCCACTCCATGGACATACTCTGGATACGCTTACACTACGCGCTGAAAGCAACTAGCTATACACAACATCATCGACAGTTATTCGCAACCTCGACGACACTAAGTGCAACCCAAACGCCGCTCTTAAAGCACTCGCCAAGTGCCGCTCCTTCGAGCACTTCGTCAATCTCACCCGCGTCATCGCCACAACCCGCATCGCTGGCACAGCCAACCACAGCGCAGGCCCAGCCACAACATCAACCACAAGTACAACGTTTGTCTGCCTTTAAACCCGTCCCTCCATCCATAGCATTCACCGCCGCCGTATCGACGAGCTCCTTTAGCAACCCACACTCACACACCAGCACTGCTGTGAGCCCCAGCACAGCACTGTCGTACCTGCCACCGATCGCCTCTGTTGGTGGTACTTTGTCCCATATGCGCCTACTACAGCCGAGTAGCAGTATAGGCATGGGCCCCACAAATTCTCTAAATGCTGCTGCACAAATCGAAGCGATCGTTAGCAATATGGGCGCCTCGAAACAGGGTCATCTCTGCATCTACTGCGGCAAAGTATATTCTCGGAAGTATGGTCTGAAAATTCATATTCGCACACATACAGGCTTCAAGCCGCTCAAGTGTAAGTTCTGTCTGCGCCCCTTCGGTGATCCAAGTAACTTGAATAAACACGTTCGCTTACATCTGCAATCCAACGTAAGCAATGCGCCAGTTGAGGGGTACAAATGCACGCTGTGCAACAAAACATTGGCAAGAAGGCGCGATCTCCAGCGTCATATTGAATCGCGGCACTCCGGCGATGGGGGCAGCTCCTGATATAGCAATTCAATGCACAGTCTTTGGGGTTGGCTTAGAAAGCTTAAAAAATTTGTGATAGTAGTAATAAATTGtttaagaaatattgaaatactataCTCTTATGAAGATAATTGTTTCCGAATTTTCACTTATATGTTTTAATGTTTACTGTTTTGGTAATGGTGTCCCTTGGAAGAAGAGCCAGTTGTATTTCATCACTTAGGGTTTTCTTCTTCATACCTTCTCTCTGCCAAACCATTCTTCTGTCATTTGAAGCGTTATATTTAGCTGCTTGATTGACTGCTACGTATAACGGTGTGAGATCCAGCACCTTTCAGTGCTGCTGTCGGGGAGGAACGCATTGCGTCCGATGCGCAGATGCAGGCAAATCGTTGGAGCATCGAGTTTAAGTCCTATCAAAGTTTGCGAAGCTTTTGAGGCCCATGCTACTGGATCATAAGTAATAATCGGCATTACGATCATGGTGTACATTCAGCTGACTATCCTTGGGTTGCAGCACTACGATTTCCCGGCAAGTCGATTGACTATGATCAAGTCCGAAATGAGTCCTAGCATCCGCTAGTGAGCATGAGTAGTATTTCCTTCTTCGAGCACTAGGTTATCTATCATCAGCCGAACAAGGGGGGTCGTGTTGCAGAAGTGCTGGAAAGATGCCATCTCCACCAGGAGATTTAAATTTCGCTAACGAGGCCATAACCGACCTAGTCGAGCCCACATTAACAGTTCTATTGCGACAATCCAATCAGAGCTAGATGGCTTGTATTCGATAACCGATTGACACAAGTCTACCGGAATTGTTTCCAGGAAATACGTAAGCAAAAGTGTCATAGCTCTTTCTTCTGCACTGGTCGTATATGTCACGTCACATTTTTCTATTGCTAATGCTGTGTTAGTCTTGCCTAAGCTGCTTCCGGTGTAGAGGTGACGTTTTCGCAGCAGTTTCTAAAGCTATTCTGTTTTGCAGCCCTAATATCCTTGTTATAGAAGGTTAGGTTATATTTGTATTCCTCCCAGTTCCCTTTACGTTTTTTCCTTATTGAAAAACCTTCGTATCTTTTTCCTGAAATCTGAGAGTTTGCTTGACCACTAAAGACAGTTGCACCTGATGCTGATTGAGGGGGCAGCTGTAGTATTACGCCTCTATGAAGAACTGGTTCAACGCAGACAGCCCTGAAGATGTAACACTTCTATCTGGCTGACCATTCTATTCCTAATCCACTTGTTCTACATTTAATTTACCGTTGCTAATGAATGAGATCATTCACTTCAACAGCACAGCGGCAATACTCGCGTTGACCTCACTAACTGTGCGCTCAACGTAAGTCAAGTAGTGTCTGTCCTCACTATAAATA from Bactrocera tryoni isolate S06 chromosome 5, CSIRO_BtryS06_freeze2, whole genome shotgun sequence includes these protein-coding regions:
- the LOC120776894 gene encoding protein snail; the protein is MLPALSSNSAHQLHLDNNNSASHQQQQQQALEHSQQQQQQQRSNKRSASMIFRIEHLLPSTSRGPPPNVPTSSEHLMSDRQSPTYTISTGATSSTSTTTTAKRAKQRATCNGVLLSLFTPKDTLSEAIPTYALMSAGNMTGSEQPVMAYCTLSEGVLRMSPELLRRIKLSEDIHSYNALFELQPGGAVHVRTVRDVARDEELVAWFGEEIALLMSIPFLTPLNIQGNKRYTCHLCQLTFETPNPLKIHLALGCGRHSMDILWIRLHYALKATSYTQHHRQLFATSTTLSATQTPLLKHSPSAAPSSTSSISPASSPQPASLAQPTTAQAQPQHQPQVQRLSAFKPVPPSIAFTAAVSTSSFSNPHSHTSTAVSPSTALSYLPPIASVGGTLSHMRLLQPSSSIGMGPTNSLNAAAQIEAIVSNMGASKQGHLCIYCGKVYSRKYGLKIHIRTHTGFKPLKCKFCLRPFGDPSNLNKHVRLHLQSNVSNAPVEGYKCTLCNKTLARRRDLQRHIESRHSGDGGSS